The nucleotide window ccatgtgtatgtgaccaataacatatgctaaccatgtgtatgtgaccaatagcatttgctaaccgtgtgtatgtgaccaataacatctgctaaccatgtatatgtgaccaataacatctgttaaccatgtgtatgtgaccaataacatctgctaaccgtgtgtatgtgaccaataacatctgctaaccatgtgtatgtgaccaataacatctgctaaccatgtttatGTGACCTATAACCTCTgcttaccatgtgtatgtgaccaataacatctgctaatcatgtgtatgtgaccaataacatctgctaaccatgtgtatgtgaccaataacatctgctaaccatgtgtatgtgaccaataacatctgctaaccatgtgtatgtgaccaataacatctgctaaccgtgtgtatgtgaccaataacatctgttaaccatgtgtatgtgaccaataacatctgctaaccgtgtgtatgtgaccaataacatctgctaaccatgtgtatgtgaccaataacatctgctaaccatgtgtatgtgacctataacctctgcttaccatgtgtatgtgaccaataacatctgctaatcatgtgtatgtgaccaataacatctgctaaccatgtgtatgtgaccaataacatctgctaaccatgtgtatgtgaccaataacatctgctaaccatgtgtatgtgaccaataacatctgctaaccgtgtgtatgtgaccaataatatctgctaaccatgtgtatgtgaccaataacatctgctaaccctgtgtatgtgaccaataacatctactaaccatgtatttgtgaccaataacatctgctaaccatgtgaccaataacatctgctaaccgtgtgtaggtaaccaatgacatctgctaatcatgtgtatgtgaccaataacatctgctaaccatgtgtatgtgaccaatagcatctgctaaccatgtgtatgtgaccaataacatctgctaaccatgtgtatgtgaccaataacatctgctaaccatgtgtatgtgaccaataacatctgctaaccgtgtgtatgtgaccaataacatctgctaaccatgtgtatgtgaccaataacatctgctaaccgtgtgtatgtgactaataacatctactaaccatgtgtatgtgaccaataacatctgctaaccatgtgaccaataacatctgctaacagtgtgtaggtgaccaataacatctgctaaccatgtgtatgtgaccaataacatctgctaaccatgtgtatgtgaccaataacatctgccaaccgtgtgtatgtgaccaataacatctgctaaccatgtgtatgtgaccaataacatatgctaaccatgtgttagtgaccaataacatctgctaaccgtgtgtatgtgaccaataacatctgctaaccatgtgtatgtgaccaataaaatctgctaaccatgtgtatgtgacctataACCTCTGtttaccatgtgtatgtgaccaataacatctgctaatcatgtgtatgtgaccaataacatctgctaaccatgtgtatgtgaccaataacatctactaaccatgtgtatgtgaccaataacatctgctaaccatgtgaccaataacatctgctaaccgtgtgtaggtgaccaataacatctgctaaccatgtgtatgtgaccaataacatctgctaaccatgtgtatgtgaccaataacatctgccaaccgtgtgtatgtgaccaatatcatctgctaaccatgtgtatgtgacctataacctctgctaaccatgtgtatgtagccaataacatctgctaaccatgtatatgtgaccaataacatctgctaaccgtgtgtatgtgaccaataacatctgctaaccatgtgtatgtgaccaataacatctgctaaccatgtgtatgtgaccaataacacctgctaaccgtgtgtatgtgaccaataacgtctgctaaccatgtgtatgtgaccaataacatctactaaccatgtgtatgtgaccaataacatctgctaaccatgtgaccaataacatctgctaacagtgtgtaggtgaccaataacatctgctaaccgtgtgtatgtgaccaataacatctgctaaccatgtgtatgtgaccaataacatatgctaaccatgtgtatgtgaccaatagcatttgctaaccgtgtgtatgtgaccaataacatctgctaaccatgtatatgtgaccaataacatctgttaaccatgtgtatgtgaccaataacatctgctaaccgtgtgtatgtgaccaataacatctgctaaccatgtgtatgtgaccaataacatctgctaaccatgtttatGTGACCTATAACCTCTgcttaccatgtgtatgtgaccaataacatctgctaatcatgtgtatgtgaccaataacatctgctaaccatgtgtatgtgaccaataacatctgctaaccatgtgtatgtgaccaataacatctgctaaccatgtgtatgtgaccaataacatctgctaaccgtgtgtatgtgaccaataatatctgctaaccatgtgtatgtgaccaataacatctgctaaccctgtgtatgtgaccaataacatctactaaccatgtatatgtgaccaataacatctgctaaccatgtgaccaataacatctgctaaccgtgtgtaggtgaccaataacatctgctaatcatgtgtatgtgaccaataacatctgctaaccatgtgtatgtgaccaatagcatctgctaaccatgtgtatgtgaccaataacatctgctaaccatgtgtatgtgaccaataacatctgctaaccatgtgtatgtgaccaataacatctgctaaccgtgtgtatgtgaccaataacatctgctaaccatgtgtatgtgaccaataacatctgctaaccgtgtgtatgtgaccaataacatctgctaaccatgtgtatgtgaccaataacatctgctaaccatgtgtatgtgaccaataacatctgctaaccctgtgtatgtgaccaataacatatactaaccatgtatatgtgaccaatgacatctgctaaccatgtgaccaataacatctgctaaccgtgtgtaggtgaccaataacatctgctaatcatgtgtatgtgaccaataacatctgctaaccatgtgtatgtgaccaatagcatctgctaaccatgtgtatgtgaccaataacatctgctaaccatgtgtatgtgaccaataacatctgctaaccatgtgtatgtgaccaataacatctgctaaccgtgtgtatgtgaccaataacatctgctaaccatgtgtatgtgaccaataacatctgctaaccgtgtgtatgtgaccaataacatctgctaaccatgtgtatgtgaccaataacatctgctaaccgtgtgtatgtgaccaataacatctgctaaccgtgtgtatgtgaccaataacatctgctaaccatgtgtatgtgaccaataacatttgatttgactgttGTATACCCTATAAACTGAGCATTCTTTTTGCAGTGAGAATTTTATATAATAAATTAATTTGAAAATAACAAATTCATGCATCAATTGTTGTTTTttatatcagttcataaacccaTTGCCATGGTATTGGGACATTGAAAATCTGTTCCCAACTATCTTGAATTTTATGCAGCATAGTTGTGGAACTGAATCATTTTACGATTTCTATTAGTTATTTTAAGCCGTTTATGATTTTTAATTGGTGTTAATTACCTTTTCCATTTTTGTGCAGAGCTGCGATGAGTTGGTTATCGTTTTGTATTGAGCATGCGTCTCTATACAAAACGTAAATGTCTCTTGTAGCTTACTTGTTACTGTTTCTTGTAGCTTACTTGGACACTGGGTCACAGGGCATTTCTCACAGGCTCTATTTTCTTACCAGGGAGCCTTGCGAACCATAGGTCGGGATATTTTACCTGTTTACATATATATTGAAAAACACAGCTTTTCGGgcatgttttgttttgtctgtataaCAAAAACTCAATAGCTAAAATGGCTCTTTTACAATGGGGGTCAATGGGAAAGAATGTATCATGGCTACACAGGAGGACCAGACAACATAATCCTCAGTAACACAACAAGGAACAGAAGTATTTTTACATTTAGTTAAGTTAGAGCATGTCACCTCATGTCACGTGTCATGTGTTTTTGTGCTTATACAGTATTTTTAGTCAAAGAAACTTCTGATTTTGTGAACTGGACTATGTTTGTCACTTGAGCACTTCAAGACATTACTATTTCACAATAATTTAGTGTCACTTTAGAAGGACATATGTCAATTAGCACCAAACTGATGGTAAAGGATAGTAAAGGATACAAAGTACACTAAATAAGGTTAAATGACAGCCTACATGACAGGCTACATGACAAGCTACATGACAGGTTACATGACAGGTTACATGACATGTTACATGACAGACTACATGACAGGTTACATGACAGGCTACATGACGGACTACATGACAGGCTACATGACAGACTACATGACAGGTTACATGACAGGCTACATGGCAGTCTACATGCCAGGTTACATGACAAGCTACATTACAGACTACATGCCGGGCTACATGACAGACTACATGACAAGTTACATGACAGGCTACATGGCAGTCTACATGACAGGTTACATGACAGGCTACATGACATGCTACATGACAGGTTACATGACAGACTACATGGCATGTTACATGACAGACTACATGACAGGTTCAATGACAGGCTACATGACATACTACATGACAGGCTACATGACAGACTACATGACAGGCTACATGACAGGCTACATGACAGGTTACATGACAGGTTACATGACAGGTTACATGACATGTTACATGACAGGCTACATGACATGCTAAATGACAGGCTACATGACAGACTACATGGCAGGCTAGATGACAGGCTACATGACAGGCTACATGTCAGGCTACGTAAGGAATGGATATCGCGGTAGAACTAAAAGAGAAACAGACAATGTTGCAGCACTGATTCATCATTATTacatcattatcattattatcatcatcattattattacaTCATTATTACAGAAACTACATCTCTGTTTCCAGGTAACAAACCATGTGCTAGGCTGGATGT belongs to Salvelinus namaycush isolate Seneca chromosome 20, SaNama_1.0, whole genome shotgun sequence and includes:
- the LOC120064873 gene encoding keratin-associated protein 21-1-like, which gives rise to MTGYMTSYMTGYMTGYMTCYMTDYMTGYMTGYMTDYMTGYMTDYMTGYMTGYMAVYMPGYMTSYITDYMPGYMTDYMTSYMTGYMAVYMTGYMTGYMTCYMTGYMTDYMACYMTDYMTGSMTGYMTYYMTGYMTDYMTGYMTGYMTGYMTGYMTGYMTCYMTGYMTC